The Megalops cyprinoides isolate fMegCyp1 chromosome 12, fMegCyp1.pri, whole genome shotgun sequence genome contains a region encoding:
- the nkx2.2a gene encoding homeobox protein Nkx-2.2a isoform X2 — MSLTNTKTGFSVKDILDLPDTNDEEGSITGAEEDTEGSETTKTTGVLVQSPLENVQNLPLKNPFYDNSDNPYTRWLATTDSIQYSLHGLSANSQQDSSAKSPEPSADESQDNDKETSSNGSDSGKKRKRRVLFSKAQTYELERRFRQQRYLSAPEREHLASLIRLTPTQVKIWFQNHRYKMKRARAEKGMEVTHLPSPRRVAVPVLVRDGKPCHTLKAQDLAATFQAGIPFSAYSAQSLQHMQYNAQYTAATTPQFPTAHHLVQTQQWTW, encoded by the exons ATGTCGTTGACCAACACAAAGACGGGCTTTTCTGTAAAGGACATTTTGGACCTCCCTGACACAAATGATGAAGAAGGATCTATCACAGGAGCGGAGGAAGATACGGAGGGATCGGAGACGACAAAAACGACTGGAGTTTTGGTGCAAAGTCCCttagaaaatgttcaaaacCTGCCTTTAAAGAACCCGTTTTACGATAATAGTGATAATCCTTACACAAGATGGCTTGCCACTACGGACAGCATTCAATATTCAT TGCATGGTCTGTCGGCTAATTCCCAACAAGACTCCTCCGCCAAATCCCCAGAACCTTCCGCCGACGAATCGCAAGACAATGACAAGGAAACTTCAAGCAACGGCAGTGACTCCGGtaagaagagaaaaaggagagtTTTGTTTTCCAAGGCGCAGACGTACGAGCTCGAGCGTCGATTTAGGCAACAGAGATACCTCTCGGCGCCCGAGAGGGAACACCTTGCTAGCTTGATCCGCCTAACGCCGACCCAAGTGAAAATCTGGTTCCAGAACCACCGGTACAAAATGAAGAGAGCCCGCGCCGAGAAAGGTATGGAAGTGACACATCTCCCCTCTCCTCGGCGGGTGGCAGTACCTGTCTTAGTCAGGGATGGCAAGCCATGCCATACTCTTAAAGCTCAGGACTTGGCGGCTACTTTTCAGGCTGGAATTCCATTCTCGGCATATAGCGCCCAGTCTCTACAGCATATGCAATACAATGCGCAGTACACGGCCGCCACTACGCCACAGTTCCCCACAGCACATCACTTGGTGCAAACGCAACAGTGGACTTGGTGA
- the nkx2.2a gene encoding homeobox protein Nkx-2.2a isoform X1: protein MVISRTSRFALTLVKPQTVLTDLFFPPHLRLVLCVFDTADCQTGAATFLHKFPQNMSLTNTKTGFSVKDILDLPDTNDEEGSITGAEEDTEGSETTKTTGVLVQSPLENVQNLPLKNPFYDNSDNPYTRWLATTDSIQYSLHGLSANSQQDSSAKSPEPSADESQDNDKETSSNGSDSGKKRKRRVLFSKAQTYELERRFRQQRYLSAPEREHLASLIRLTPTQVKIWFQNHRYKMKRARAEKGMEVTHLPSPRRVAVPVLVRDGKPCHTLKAQDLAATFQAGIPFSAYSAQSLQHMQYNAQYTAATTPQFPTAHHLVQTQQWTW, encoded by the exons ATGGTTATCAGCCGCACTTCACGATTTGCTTTAACGCTAGTTAAACCTCAGACGGTATTAACTgatctcttttttcccccccacctccgtcttgttttgtgtgttttcgACACAGCGGATTGCCAAACTGGTGCAGCAACTTTCCTGCATAAATTTCCACAGAACATGTCGTTGACCAACACAAAGACGGGCTTTTCTGTAAAGGACATTTTGGACCTCCCTGACACAAATGATGAAGAAGGATCTATCACAGGAGCGGAGGAAGATACGGAGGGATCGGAGACGACAAAAACGACTGGAGTTTTGGTGCAAAGTCCCttagaaaatgttcaaaacCTGCCTTTAAAGAACCCGTTTTACGATAATAGTGATAATCCTTACACAAGATGGCTTGCCACTACGGACAGCATTCAATATTCAT TGCATGGTCTGTCGGCTAATTCCCAACAAGACTCCTCCGCCAAATCCCCAGAACCTTCCGCCGACGAATCGCAAGACAATGACAAGGAAACTTCAAGCAACGGCAGTGACTCCGGtaagaagagaaaaaggagagtTTTGTTTTCCAAGGCGCAGACGTACGAGCTCGAGCGTCGATTTAGGCAACAGAGATACCTCTCGGCGCCCGAGAGGGAACACCTTGCTAGCTTGATCCGCCTAACGCCGACCCAAGTGAAAATCTGGTTCCAGAACCACCGGTACAAAATGAAGAGAGCCCGCGCCGAGAAAGGTATGGAAGTGACACATCTCCCCTCTCCTCGGCGGGTGGCAGTACCTGTCTTAGTCAGGGATGGCAAGCCATGCCATACTCTTAAAGCTCAGGACTTGGCGGCTACTTTTCAGGCTGGAATTCCATTCTCGGCATATAGCGCCCAGTCTCTACAGCATATGCAATACAATGCGCAGTACACGGCCGCCACTACGCCACAGTTCCCCACAGCACATCACTTGGTGCAAACGCAACAGTGGACTTGGTGA